The proteins below come from a single Burkholderia contaminans genomic window:
- a CDS encoding NAD(P)/FAD-dependent oxidoreductase — protein MDFDVIVLGAGIVGVSAALHLQDRGRKVALVDRGAPGEGTSFGNAGLIERSSVEPYPFPRSPFTLMRYALNRSTDLYWHSASLPAFAPWLARFWWESAPLRHAAASRDMLPLIERCIVEHDALIARAGAGELIRANGWLEAFRTPAAFERGVTEAGLTARRHGLGITPLDAAALHAHEPSLAPGFCGALHWLDPKSVVDPSALVKAYAQLFVQGGGTLLTGDAASLDALSPGWQVRTQDGMAAAPAVVVALGPWSDTVFGKFGYTIPLREKRGYHMHYAPSTRGVPSAPIVDREYGYVIAPMKRGLRLTTGVEIARRGVPPTGVQLERAERVARPVFGFGERLDPQPWLGFRPCTPDMRPVIGPAPAHRGLWFAFGHNHHGLTLGPVTGRLLAEMMTGEAPFTDPAPYRADRF, from the coding sequence ATGGATTTCGACGTCATCGTTCTCGGCGCAGGCATCGTCGGCGTCTCCGCAGCACTCCACCTGCAGGATCGCGGGCGCAAGGTCGCCCTCGTCGATCGCGGCGCGCCCGGCGAAGGCACGAGCTTCGGCAACGCGGGGCTGATCGAGCGCTCGTCGGTCGAACCGTATCCGTTCCCCCGCAGCCCGTTCACGCTGATGCGCTATGCGCTGAACCGCTCGACCGATCTCTACTGGCACAGCGCGTCGCTGCCCGCATTCGCGCCATGGCTTGCACGTTTCTGGTGGGAATCGGCGCCGCTGCGTCACGCGGCCGCATCGCGCGACATGCTGCCGCTGATCGAGCGCTGCATCGTCGAGCACGACGCGCTGATCGCGCGGGCCGGCGCCGGCGAGCTCATCCGCGCGAACGGCTGGCTGGAAGCGTTCCGCACGCCGGCCGCGTTCGAACGCGGCGTGACCGAAGCCGGACTCACCGCGCGCCGCCACGGGCTCGGCATCACGCCGCTCGATGCCGCCGCGCTGCACGCGCACGAACCGAGCCTCGCGCCCGGCTTCTGCGGCGCGCTGCACTGGCTCGATCCGAAAAGCGTCGTCGACCCGTCCGCGCTCGTCAAAGCGTATGCGCAACTCTTCGTGCAAGGCGGCGGCACGCTGCTGACGGGCGATGCCGCGAGCCTCGACGCGCTGTCGCCGGGCTGGCAGGTCAGGACGCAGGACGGCATGGCCGCCGCGCCGGCCGTGGTCGTCGCGCTCGGCCCGTGGTCCGACACGGTATTCGGCAAGTTCGGCTACACGATCCCGCTGCGCGAGAAGCGCGGCTATCACATGCACTACGCACCTTCCACGCGCGGCGTGCCGTCGGCGCCGATCGTCGATCGCGAATACGGTTACGTGATCGCACCGATGAAACGCGGGCTGCGGCTGACGACCGGCGTCGAAATCGCGCGGCGCGGCGTGCCGCCCACCGGCGTGCAGCTCGAACGCGCGGAACGCGTCGCGCGGCCCGTGTTCGGTTTCGGCGAGCGGCTCGACCCGCAACCCTGGCTCGGCTTCCGGCCGTGCACGCCCGACATGCGCCCGGTGATCGGCCCCGCGCCCGCGCATCGCGGGCTGTGGTTCGCGTTCGGGCACAACCATCACGGGCTGACGCTCGGCCCCGTCACCGGCCGCCTGCTGGCCGAGATGATGACCGGCGAAGCGCCGTTCACCGATCCGGCGCCGTATCGCGCGGATCGCTTCTGA
- a CDS encoding FadR/GntR family transcriptional regulator: MSIQPIQNRRLYQQIADKLSAMIESGDFPPGSYLPPERELAEQFGVSRTSVREALIALEVSGLVSVRVGDGVKVRHPETAVAPEPAPVPAEKAAPFTIVEIDPELGIALDLDTEIPPFALLQARRLIEPEAASLAAKHGSDEQIEAIHEAFLRNQADNLSGSLTHPGDRLFHIRIAEASDNAAYALMIKQLLAHKYDLMFQRLQSLYMPNDMPHRSELEHRAILDAIRARDPDAARRAMAEHLDEVIRIFGRALD, encoded by the coding sequence ATGTCCATCCAGCCGATTCAGAACCGCCGCCTCTACCAGCAGATCGCCGACAAGCTCAGTGCGATGATCGAGTCCGGCGATTTTCCGCCGGGCAGCTACCTGCCGCCCGAGCGCGAACTGGCCGAACAGTTCGGCGTGTCGCGCACCTCGGTGCGCGAGGCGCTGATCGCGCTCGAAGTGAGCGGGCTCGTGAGCGTGCGGGTCGGCGACGGCGTGAAGGTGCGCCATCCCGAAACGGCCGTCGCACCCGAGCCTGCGCCAGTGCCGGCGGAGAAGGCCGCGCCGTTCACGATCGTCGAGATCGATCCCGAACTCGGCATCGCACTCGACCTCGACACCGAAATCCCGCCGTTCGCGTTGCTGCAGGCGCGCCGGCTGATCGAGCCTGAAGCGGCGTCGCTGGCCGCGAAGCACGGCTCTGACGAGCAGATCGAAGCGATCCACGAGGCGTTCCTGCGCAACCAGGCAGACAACCTCAGTGGCTCGCTCACGCATCCGGGCGACCGGCTGTTTCACATCCGCATCGCGGAGGCGAGCGACAACGCCGCGTATGCGCTGATGATCAAGCAACTGCTCGCGCACAAGTACGACCTGATGTTCCAGCGGCTGCAGTCGCTGTACATGCCGAACGACATGCCGCACCGGTCGGAGCTCGAACACCGCGCGATCCTCGACGCGATCCGCGCACGCGACCCGGACGCCGCGCGCCGCGCGATGGCCGAGCATCTCGACGAAGTGATCCGCATCTTCGGGCGCGCGCTCGACTGA
- a CDS encoding type VI secretion system Vgr family protein, with translation MSFAPNGGIPTGMGGSALGSLSALGGLAGPVASSVAGSLGPLAGLAGHVDTVQRAMQLAQTGFSLMDKTPGAIAEAINGAANPARLTQLNRYVTLDTPLGPDVLLVSAAVVDEHVNRLPEIHLDLLSHRHDLRPEDLIGQQVKIRFDQQARLSTLERVVASGAADNDRYFDGYVASFDRAGNPGNVTQYHLTAVPWFWFLTRSTDCRIFQNKTAQDILTEIFQEHGFSDFVFDIRTAQKPLEYVVMYQESYYNFCARLMEQEGLVWTHRYEKDKHFLVIGDSNLLFRPIDGLATVPFAATEASEDSGIDQLHEGRRFGVGKVTFRDFNHQNPSSPLMLVEAGPQNLKHARLDATERFEHQSLYDHGDDGNRYARYAMEAEEAQAHRYTGGGYAWRMTTAGAVTVANHPVLENNQEYVILHVRHEAVNDYTQHSAKLPYRNSFALLPKKIPYRAPRGTPKPVIHGTQSAIVVGPKGEEIYTNGSAVKVHFPWDRRGKKDGSDSMWVRVSQPWAGDGWGAAAIPRIKQEVLVAFNQGDPDNPVIVGRVFNGEQGNPYHGAAGQTMGIKSQTHKGQGSNEIRMTDTNGMQEFFMHAQKDMNTVVENNETHKVLGPLRTVLVATGSEEKQIPQGNLTETIAQKRSTTATTVEVTTPAKDGGGGTQVHMAERGILLKVMDSSISLAPEGIRLEHKGSVILMTDDGVMINGTRIDLNK, from the coding sequence ATGAGTTTCGCTCCGAACGGGGGTATTCCCACAGGAATGGGAGGTAGTGCGCTCGGCTCGTTGAGCGCGCTCGGCGGTCTCGCCGGCCCGGTTGCATCGAGTGTCGCCGGCAGCCTCGGGCCGCTCGCGGGCCTGGCCGGGCACGTCGACACCGTCCAGCGCGCGATGCAGCTCGCGCAGACAGGCTTCTCGCTGATGGACAAGACGCCCGGCGCGATCGCCGAGGCGATCAACGGCGCCGCCAACCCCGCCCGCCTGACCCAGCTCAACCGCTACGTGACGCTCGATACGCCGCTCGGCCCGGACGTGCTGCTGGTCAGCGCCGCCGTCGTCGACGAGCACGTCAACCGGTTGCCGGAGATTCATCTCGACCTGCTGTCGCATCGTCACGACCTGCGCCCCGAGGACCTGATCGGCCAGCAGGTCAAGATCCGGTTCGACCAGCAGGCGCGCCTGTCGACGCTCGAACGCGTCGTCGCATCGGGCGCCGCCGACAACGACCGTTACTTCGACGGCTATGTCGCGTCGTTCGACCGCGCCGGCAACCCCGGCAACGTCACGCAATATCACCTGACGGCGGTGCCGTGGTTCTGGTTCCTGACGCGCTCGACCGACTGCCGGATCTTCCAGAACAAGACCGCGCAGGACATCCTCACCGAGATCTTCCAGGAGCACGGCTTCTCCGACTTCGTGTTCGATATCCGCACGGCCCAGAAGCCGCTCGAGTACGTCGTGATGTACCAGGAGAGCTACTACAACTTCTGCGCGCGGCTGATGGAGCAGGAGGGGCTGGTCTGGACGCACCGCTACGAGAAGGACAAGCACTTCCTGGTGATTGGCGATTCGAACCTGCTGTTCCGTCCGATCGACGGGCTGGCGACGGTGCCGTTCGCGGCCACCGAGGCGAGCGAGGACAGCGGCATCGACCAGCTGCACGAAGGCCGGCGCTTTGGCGTCGGCAAGGTCACGTTCCGCGACTTCAACCACCAGAATCCGTCGTCGCCGCTGATGCTGGTGGAGGCCGGGCCGCAGAACCTCAAGCATGCGCGGCTCGACGCGACCGAGCGGTTCGAGCACCAGTCGCTGTACGACCACGGCGACGACGGCAACCGCTATGCGCGTTATGCGATGGAAGCCGAGGAGGCGCAGGCCCACCGCTATACCGGCGGCGGCTATGCGTGGCGCATGACGACGGCCGGCGCCGTCACGGTGGCGAATCATCCGGTGCTCGAGAACAACCAGGAATACGTGATCCTGCACGTGCGTCACGAGGCAGTGAACGACTACACACAGCACAGCGCGAAGCTGCCGTACCGCAACAGCTTCGCGCTGCTGCCGAAGAAGATTCCGTACCGTGCGCCGCGCGGCACGCCGAAGCCGGTGATTCACGGCACGCAGTCGGCGATCGTCGTCGGGCCGAAGGGCGAGGAAATCTACACGAACGGCAGCGCCGTGAAGGTGCATTTCCCTTGGGACCGGCGCGGCAAGAAGGATGGCTCCGATTCGATGTGGGTGCGTGTATCGCAACCATGGGCGGGCGACGGCTGGGGCGCGGCCGCGATTCCGCGGATCAAGCAGGAAGTGCTGGTTGCGTTCAACCAGGGTGACCCGGATAACCCGGTGATCGTCGGCCGCGTGTTCAACGGCGAACAGGGCAACCCGTACCACGGTGCGGCCGGCCAGACGATGGGGATCAAGAGCCAGACGCACAAGGGGCAGGGGTCGAACGAGATCCGCATGACCGACACGAACGGCATGCAGGAATTCTTCATGCACGCGCAGAAGGACATGAACACCGTCGTCGAGAACAACGAGACGCACAAGGTGCTGGGGCCGCTGCGCACTGTGCTGGTGGCGACGGGGAGCGAAGAGAAGCAGATTCCGCAGGGCAACCTGACCGAGACGATCGCCCAGAAGCGCAGTACGACCGCGACCACCGTCGAGGTGACGACGCCGGCCAAGGATGGCGGCGGCGGCACGCAGGTTCACATGGCCGAGCGCGGCATCCTGCTGAAGGTGATGGACAGCTCGATCTCGCTCGCGCCGGAAGGCATCCGGCTCGAGCACAAGGGCTCCGTGATCCTGATGACCGACGACGGCGTGATGATCAACGGCACGCGTATCGACCTCAACAAATAA
- a CDS encoding amidohydrolase family protein encodes MGAVRIDSHQHFWRYRAADYPWIDAGMTVLAHDYLPDALWPLMHAQAIGASIAVQARAGRDETAFLLDLARDDARIAAVVGWEDLAAPQLADRIAEWRSPKLRGFRHQVQDEADAGAFVAEPGFNRGIAWLQANGYVYDVLVFERQMRDVWAFCARHDAHWLVLDHVGKPALADFERDDTAFARWRAALRELGALPHVVCKLSGLVTEADWKRGLRGKDVRRIEQCLDAALDAFGPQRLMFGSDWPVCQLAASYDEVASIIERWAESRLSAAERNALWGGTAARCYAVPGAATRGI; translated from the coding sequence ATGGGCGCAGTGCGTATCGATTCCCATCAGCACTTCTGGCGCTATCGCGCCGCCGATTACCCGTGGATCGACGCCGGGATGACGGTGCTCGCGCACGACTACCTGCCCGATGCGCTGTGGCCGCTGATGCATGCGCAGGCGATCGGCGCGTCGATCGCGGTGCAGGCGCGCGCCGGGCGCGACGAGACGGCGTTCCTGCTCGATCTCGCGCGTGACGATGCGCGCATCGCGGCGGTGGTCGGCTGGGAAGATCTCGCCGCGCCGCAACTCGCGGATCGCATTGCCGAATGGCGCAGCCCGAAGCTGCGCGGCTTCCGTCACCAGGTGCAGGACGAAGCCGATGCCGGCGCGTTCGTCGCGGAGCCGGGCTTCAACCGCGGCATCGCCTGGCTGCAGGCGAACGGCTACGTGTACGACGTGCTCGTGTTCGAGCGCCAGATGCGGGACGTGTGGGCGTTTTGTGCGCGGCACGACGCGCACTGGCTCGTGCTCGATCACGTCGGCAAGCCGGCACTCGCCGACTTCGAGCGCGACGACACGGCGTTCGCGCGCTGGCGCGCCGCGTTGCGCGAGCTGGGCGCGCTGCCGCATGTCGTGTGCAAGCTGTCGGGGCTCGTGACCGAGGCCGACTGGAAGCGCGGGCTGCGCGGGAAGGACGTCCGGCGCATCGAGCAGTGTCTCGACGCGGCGCTCGACGCGTTCGGCCCGCAGCGGCTGATGTTCGGGTCGGACTGGCCCGTGTGCCAGCTGGCCGCGTCGTATGACGAAGTGGCGTCGATCATCGAGCGCTGGGCCGAATCGCGGCTGTCGGCCGCCGAGCGCAACGCGCTGTGGGGCGGCACCGCCGCGCGTTGCTACGCGGTGCCGGGCGCGGCGACGCGCGGCATATAG
- a CDS encoding diguanylate cyclase domain-containing protein, with protein MTRPTPPVSLSRVPRPTLQSVLRRAHLRLAFVAVTMAAVSLIVVAVIALRAYAGNNLNLLARSLGYTVEAALVFGDRVAAAEAIGLIAGDEDVAQVVVTDSKDEPFATWQLPAGSGIARLERVVADLALPGPVTAPVMHDGIIVGHVVVRGRGHQFFGFLLGGVGGILGCLAVSVIGAYISSKRLLRSIVSPLRALAGVAHAVRRERAFAQRVEPAAIAELNQLGDDFNALLDEFEDWQNTLRDENASLEHKATHDALTGLPNRVQLESRLALALGEARVTGQRVAILYLDCDRFKEINDCLGHEAGDAVLIGIASRLRSQVREADLVARLGGDEFAVMLPAVRDADSVCRIADEILSGMAPSIELSDGRVVATMMSAGIALYPDHASDASGLLRAADAAMYRAKRARPGSWQLAEGVAGAA; from the coding sequence ATGACACGACCCACGCCTCCGGTTTCGCTGTCGCGCGTGCCGCGCCCGACGCTGCAAAGCGTGCTGCGTCGCGCGCACCTGCGCCTCGCATTCGTCGCCGTCACGATGGCCGCCGTGTCGTTGATCGTGGTGGCCGTGATCGCATTGCGTGCGTATGCCGGCAACAACCTGAACCTGCTGGCCCGCTCGCTCGGTTATACGGTGGAGGCCGCGCTCGTGTTCGGCGACCGCGTCGCGGCGGCCGAGGCGATCGGGCTGATCGCCGGCGACGAGGATGTCGCACAGGTGGTGGTCACCGATAGCAAGGACGAACCGTTCGCGACGTGGCAGTTGCCTGCCGGCAGCGGGATCGCGCGGCTCGAGCGCGTCGTTGCCGACCTCGCGCTGCCGGGGCCCGTGACCGCGCCGGTGATGCACGACGGCATCATCGTCGGCCACGTGGTCGTGCGCGGCCGCGGCCATCAGTTCTTCGGATTCCTGCTGGGTGGCGTGGGCGGCATTCTCGGTTGCCTGGCCGTCAGCGTGATCGGGGCGTACATCAGCTCGAAGCGCCTGCTGCGTAGCATCGTTTCGCCGTTGCGCGCGCTGGCCGGCGTCGCCCACGCGGTGCGGCGCGAGCGTGCGTTCGCGCAGCGCGTCGAGCCCGCGGCGATTGCCGAACTCAACCAGCTTGGCGACGACTTCAACGCGCTGCTCGACGAATTCGAGGACTGGCAGAACACGCTGCGCGACGAGAACGCGTCGCTCGAACACAAGGCGACGCACGACGCGCTCACGGGGCTGCCCAACCGCGTGCAGCTCGAGTCGCGCCTCGCGCTCGCCCTCGGCGAGGCCCGCGTGACGGGGCAGCGGGTCGCGATCCTGTATCTCGACTGCGACCGCTTCAAGGAAATCAACGACTGCCTCGGCCACGAAGCCGGCGACGCGGTGCTGATCGGCATCGCGTCACGGCTGCGCTCGCAGGTGCGCGAGGCCGACCTGGTCGCGCGCCTGGGCGGTGACGAATTCGCGGTCATGCTGCCGGCCGTGCGCGACGCGGACAGCGTATGTCGTATTGCTGACGAGATCCTGTCCGGCATGGCGCCGTCGATCGAGCTGTCCGACGGCCGCGTGGTGGCCACCATGATGAGTGCCGGCATTGCGCTGTATCCCGATCACGCGTCGGATGCGAGCGGCTTGCTGCGGGCGGCGGATGCCGCGATGTACCGCGCCAAGCGCGCCCGGCCAGGCTCGTGGCAACTGGCCGAAGGAGTCGCGGGGGCGGCTTGA
- a CDS encoding OmpA family protein has product MDNTFPVGLGRLCIGSALLLCMLLGGCKTPPPLHRGLTQTQVTALKSAGFQETQQGFEFGSTGPILFDFDRYNLKPDVRRIVERIGRTLHSAGINGVRVYGYSDEEGVDEYDLELSRRRAEVVALELVDVGLDAKRIAIVGKGKRDPVGDNKTPGGRAQNRRAAIVVSPR; this is encoded by the coding sequence ATGGACAACACGTTTCCGGTTGGGCTTGGGCGCTTGTGCATCGGCAGCGCGCTGCTTTTATGCATGCTGCTGGGAGGCTGCAAGACGCCGCCGCCGCTTCATCGTGGATTGACGCAGACGCAGGTCACGGCGCTCAAGTCGGCCGGTTTCCAGGAAACCCAGCAGGGTTTCGAGTTCGGCTCGACCGGGCCGATCCTGTTCGATTTCGATCGCTACAACCTCAAGCCCGATGTGCGGCGGATCGTCGAAAGGATCGGCCGCACGCTCCACTCGGCGGGGATCAACGGGGTACGGGTCTATGGCTATTCGGACGAGGAAGGCGTGGACGAGTATGACCTCGAGTTGTCCAGGCGGCGGGCGGAGGTCGTCGCGCTTGAACTGGTCGACGTGGGGCTCGATGCAAAGCGCATCGCGATCGTCGGGAAAGGGAAGCGCGACCCGGTCGGGGACAACAAGACGCCGGGAGGAAGGGCGCAGAATCGGCGGGCGGCGATCGTGGTGTCGCCGCGGTGA
- a CDS encoding YfiR family protein: MDAKVCAPAASLATAATPADAAAIAARTVPGCSGRTAPLRHALAAIVCVLGTAQAVLAGASAEVVDPVDMVRTVAGANPAPADSEAASHDTAVRQVVLGIISFTHWPTTPVRLHLCVTGRPDYARGLTDTLQAGSTLLDVQRVRFDDAALGIACDIVYLGTLSEDERARVRSAVAGHPVLTISEHDPSCTAGGMFCLNVDGDRVSFDINLDAVARSGVRVHPNVLNLARRPGAP; this comes from the coding sequence ATGGATGCGAAAGTGTGCGCGCCGGCTGCCAGTCTCGCGACTGCAGCGACGCCAGCGGACGCGGCGGCAATCGCCGCACGAACGGTGCCCGGCTGCTCGGGTCGAACCGCTCCGCTGCGCCACGCGCTGGCCGCAATCGTTTGCGTTCTGGGCACTGCACAGGCCGTGCTCGCCGGGGCTTCCGCCGAGGTTGTCGATCCGGTCGACATGGTGCGCACGGTTGCCGGCGCGAATCCTGCCCCCGCCGATTCCGAAGCTGCGTCACACGACACGGCCGTGCGTCAGGTCGTGCTGGGCATCATCAGCTTCACCCACTGGCCGACCACACCCGTTCGCCTGCATCTGTGCGTCACGGGCCGGCCCGACTACGCGCGCGGCCTGACCGACACGCTGCAGGCCGGCTCGACGCTGCTCGACGTGCAGCGTGTGCGCTTCGACGATGCCGCGCTCGGCATCGCCTGCGACATCGTCTATCTCGGCACCCTGAGTGAAGACGAGAGAGCCCGCGTGAGAAGCGCGGTGGCCGGCCATCCGGTGCTGACGATTTCGGAACACGATCCGTCCTGCACCGCAGGCGGCATGTTCTGCCTCAACGTCGACGGCGATCGCGTGTCGTTCGACATCAATCTCGACGCGGTGGCACGCAGCGGCGTGCGCGTGCATCCGAACGTGCTCAATCTCGCGCGGCGGCCGGGGGCACCATGA
- a CDS encoding ABC transporter substrate-binding protein translates to MIRSKVLNAIVGLTFAVGVTAGAQAQETYIPLISKGFQHQFWQAVKTGAMQAAKDYKVKVTFEGPETEAMVDKQIDMLSAAIAKKPAALGFAALDSKAALPLLKKAQAEKIPVIAFDSGVDSDIPVTTAATNNKAAASLAADKLAALIGDEGEVAVVAHDQTSRTGIDRRDGFLERMKSAHPKVQVVTVQYGEGDQLKSTEVTKSILQAYPKLKGLFGTNEGSAIGVVNGVREMKRKVVIVGYDSGKQQKDAIRSGLMAGAITQNPIGIGYKTVEAAVKAIKGEKLPKVIDTGFYWYDKTNIDDPKIAAVLYD, encoded by the coding sequence GTGATCAGGAGCAAGGTGTTGAACGCGATCGTCGGGCTGACGTTCGCCGTCGGCGTCACGGCCGGCGCGCAGGCGCAGGAAACCTACATCCCGCTGATCTCGAAGGGCTTCCAGCATCAGTTCTGGCAAGCCGTGAAAACGGGCGCGATGCAGGCCGCGAAGGACTACAAGGTGAAAGTGACGTTCGAAGGCCCGGAAACCGAGGCGATGGTCGACAAGCAGATCGACATGCTGTCGGCCGCGATCGCGAAGAAGCCGGCCGCGCTCGGCTTCGCGGCGCTCGACAGCAAGGCCGCGCTGCCGCTGCTGAAGAAGGCGCAGGCCGAGAAGATCCCGGTGATCGCGTTCGACTCGGGCGTGGACAGCGACATCCCGGTGACGACGGCCGCGACCAACAACAAGGCCGCCGCGTCGCTCGCCGCCGACAAGCTCGCCGCGCTGATCGGCGACGAAGGCGAGGTGGCCGTGGTCGCGCACGACCAGACGAGCCGCACCGGCATCGACCGCCGCGACGGCTTTCTCGAACGGATGAAGTCGGCGCACCCGAAGGTGCAGGTCGTGACCGTGCAGTACGGCGAAGGCGACCAGTTGAAGTCGACCGAGGTGACGAAGTCGATCCTGCAGGCGTATCCGAAGCTCAAGGGGCTGTTCGGCACCAACGAAGGCTCGGCGATCGGCGTGGTCAACGGCGTGCGAGAGATGAAGCGCAAGGTCGTGATCGTCGGGTACGATTCCGGCAAGCAGCAGAAGGACGCGATCCGCAGCGGGCTGATGGCCGGCGCGATCACGCAGAACCCGATCGGGATCGGCTACAAGACGGTCGAGGCGGCCGTGAAGGCGATCAAGGGCGAGAAGCTGCCGAAGGTCATCGATACCGGTTTCTACTGGTACGACAAGACCAATATCGACGATCCGAAGATCGCGGCGGTGTTGTACGACTGA
- a CDS encoding ABC transporter permease, whose translation MSNDTHSVPPLASGDTPAAASSLKSRFFNPAARQKLLAFASLVLLIVFFSFASPNFLEVDNLVAILQATAVNGVLAVACTYVIITSGIDLSVGTLMTFCAVMAGVVLTKWGMPLPLGILAALCFGALSGSVSGFVIAKMKVPPFIATLGMMMLLKGLSLVISGTRPIYFNDTPGFTSIAQDSLIGNLVPALPIPNAVLILFLVAIGASIVLNRTIFGRYTFALGSNEEALRLSGVNVDAWKIAVYTFSGAVCGIAGLLIASRLNSAQPALGQGYELDAIAAVVIGGTSLSGGAGSIVGTIIGAFIMSVLTNGLRIMSVAQEWQTVVTGVIIILAVYVDILRRRRR comes from the coding sequence ATGTCCAACGATACGCACTCCGTTCCGCCCCTTGCTTCCGGCGACACGCCGGCCGCCGCATCGAGCCTGAAGTCGCGCTTCTTCAACCCGGCCGCGCGCCAGAAGCTGCTCGCGTTCGCGAGCCTCGTGCTGCTGATCGTGTTCTTCAGCTTCGCGTCGCCGAACTTCCTCGAAGTCGACAACCTCGTCGCGATCCTGCAGGCCACCGCCGTGAACGGCGTGCTGGCCGTCGCCTGTACGTACGTGATCATCACGTCGGGCATCGACCTGTCGGTCGGCACGCTGATGACGTTCTGCGCGGTGATGGCCGGCGTCGTGCTGACGAAATGGGGGATGCCGCTGCCGCTCGGGATCCTCGCCGCGCTGTGCTTCGGCGCGCTGTCGGGCAGCGTGTCGGGCTTCGTGATCGCGAAGATGAAGGTGCCGCCGTTCATCGCGACGCTCGGCATGATGATGCTGCTCAAGGGGCTGTCGCTCGTGATCTCGGGCACGCGGCCGATCTACTTCAACGACACGCCGGGCTTCACGTCGATCGCGCAGGATTCGTTGATCGGCAACCTGGTCCCCGCGCTGCCGATTCCGAACGCGGTGCTGATCCTGTTCCTCGTCGCAATCGGCGCGTCGATCGTGCTGAACCGCACGATCTTCGGCCGCTATACGTTCGCGCTCGGCAGCAACGAGGAGGCGCTGCGGCTGTCGGGCGTGAACGTCGATGCGTGGAAGATCGCGGTCTACACGTTCAGCGGCGCGGTGTGCGGAATCGCCGGGCTGCTGATCGCGTCGCGGCTGAATTCCGCGCAGCCCGCGCTCGGGCAAGGCTACGAGCTCGACGCGATCGCGGCCGTCGTGATCGGCGGCACGTCGCTGTCGGGCGGCGCGGGCAGCATCGTCGGCACCATCATCGGCGCGTTCATCATGAGCGTGCTGACGAACGGCCTGCGCATCATGTCGGTCGCGCAGGAATGGCAGACGGTCGTGACGGGCGTGATCATCATTCTTGCCGTCTACGTCGACATTCTGCGCCGGCGGCGCCGCTGA
- a CDS encoding surface-adhesin E family protein → MITMKATVACVVALVASNAVASKYDNDRVEISRDDGVAVSLSSSSLDRKGVRADVLVKLVYDRPASTLRVGFPTEKVISQWSIDCASRTAAIGRSTGYGVQPDEVNSIDGQPDNFRTYEPRTFGYAITQFVCATSRPRATCAVRFRRCRATQIRDSNAAQRAEIDASKSVEDRMKFARTMRPFH, encoded by the coding sequence ATGATCACGATGAAAGCGACTGTCGCGTGTGTTGTCGCTCTGGTCGCATCGAATGCTGTTGCAAGCAAGTACGACAACGACCGGGTCGAGATTTCCCGGGACGATGGCGTCGCCGTGAGCCTTTCGTCGTCATCGCTCGATCGCAAGGGTGTCCGCGCCGACGTCCTGGTGAAGCTGGTTTACGACAGGCCCGCGTCAACGCTACGCGTGGGCTTTCCGACCGAGAAAGTCATATCGCAATGGTCGATCGATTGCGCAAGCCGTACCGCTGCGATCGGTCGATCGACCGGCTACGGCGTTCAGCCCGACGAGGTCAACTCGATCGATGGCCAGCCGGATAACTTTCGAACCTACGAGCCCCGTACCTTCGGATACGCGATCACGCAATTTGTTTGTGCAACTTCGCGACCGCGGGCAACGTGTGCGGTTCGATTTCGTCGCTGCCGGGCAACGCAGATTCGTGACTCGAATGCGGCACAACGCGCGGAGATCGACGCTTCGAAATCCGTCGAGGATCGTATGAAGTTTGCGCGGACCATGCGTCCATTCCACTGA